A stretch of the Capsicum annuum cultivar UCD-10X-F1 chromosome 8, UCD10Xv1.1, whole genome shotgun sequence genome encodes the following:
- the LOC107838916 gene encoding uncharacterized protein LOC107838916, whose translation MDDIVIDLDLNQEPMESSSGRALGLGSFFDDLETSHTRIEQRILHLEAVAARAWHRHRWRHAHNSETRNNSSNIGHEARNNTGDEARNSAVTGDVGNQVRDHNSVSWGKGCKRDRSHLVAKALEMDIVVKKADKDGGGSFFDCNICLDMAKEPILTCCGHLYCWACFYQLPYVDSTTKECPVCKGEVMDMNITPIYGNGHGYCSKELQCGLELPPRPKAPRVESVRQQRVIRGFSHIPVAEALRRIRTSIGLVDHSQQLETGGVSSSSVSGSQELQNTEANGSSRRLRSRVFSRVLSEGAASLSSELENAQRMFEDLAASITDRIQERNNYQVSPIGNVAADEGSSFRRDADIIRSERQTMDSIAETSSAASNEVSDAALQLENLTTDSGNVPVSGSSLSSRRRSGFSRLSDLESELLPETRRRRLN comes from the coding sequence ATGGATGATATAGTAATAGATCTTGATTTGAACCAAGAACCTATGGAGTCATCTTCTGGTAGAGCTTTAGGATTAGGGTCTTTTTTCGATGATTTGGAAACTTCTCATACTAGGATCGAGCAAAGAATTCTTCATCTTGAAGCTGTTGCTGCTAGAGCTTGGCATCGTCATAGGTGGCGTCACGCTCATAATTCTGAGACCCGTAATAATTCTTCTAATATTGGTCATGAAGCCCGTAATAATACTGGTGATGAGGCCCGTAATTCTGCTGTTACGGGTGATGTGGGTAATCAGGTTCGAGATCACAATTCTGTAAGCTGGGGAAAAGGATGCAAAAGGGATAGATCGCATTTAGTAGCAAAGGCGTTGGAGATGGATATAGTGGTTAAGAAAGCTGATAAGGATGGTGGTGGAAGTTTTTTTGACTGTAATATATGTTTAGATATGGCAAAAGAGCCTATTTTGACTTGTTGTGGCCATTTATATTGCTGGGCATGCTTTTATCAGTTACCTTATGTTGATTCAACTACGAAAGAATGTCCTGTTTGCAAAGGCGAGGTTATGGATATGAATATTACTCCGATTTATGGCAATGGCCACGGTTACTGCTCCAAAGAATTGCAGTGTGGTTTGGAATTACCACCAAGGCCAAAAGCACCTAGAGTAGAGAGTGTTAGACAGCAACGTGTGATTCGAGGATTCTCTCATATCCCAGTTGCAGAAGCACTTAGGCGAATTAGGACGAGTATTGGATTGGTTGATCATTCACAGCAACTGGAGACTGGTGGTGTTAGTTCAAGTTCTGTGAGTGGTTCTCAGGAGTTGCAAAATACTGAGGCCAATGGCAGCAGCCGGAGACTACGCTCCAGAGTGTTTTCAAGGGTATTATCAGAGGGTGCTGCTTCTCTTTCATCGGAATTAGAAAATGCACAGCGGATGTTTGAGGACCTTGCAGCGTCAATCACAGACCGCATTCAAGAAAGAAACAATTATCAAGTTTCACCAATTGGTAATGTTGCAGCTGATGAAGGTAGTTCTTTCAGAAGAGATGCTGATATCATACGATCAGAGCGTCAGACGATGGATTCAATTGCAGAGACAAGCTCTGCTGCATCTAATGAAGTTTCTGATGCTGCACTTCAGTTGGAGAACCTGACAACTGATAGTGGAAACGTACCTGTCAGTGGATCATCATTATCTTCCAGGAGGAGAAGTGGTTTCtcgaggctttcagatttagaaAGTGAGCTTCTTCctgaaacaagaagaagaagattgaattGA